The following coding sequences lie in one Arachis ipaensis cultivar K30076 chromosome B03, Araip1.1, whole genome shotgun sequence genomic window:
- the LOC107628827 gene encoding amidophosphoribosyltransferase, chloroplastic, with amino-acid sequence MAATSLSNLSSSLSSTAAATTTTTALSKPSSLPLFHNKTLPKPTATTITRAATSHNHNPIPKPQQHQHSSPFSFSDDDEKPREECGVVGIYGDPEASRLCYLALHALQHRGQEGAGIVTVNNNVLQSITGVGLVSDVFNESKLDQLSGSLAIGHVRYSTAGQSMLKNVQPFVAGYRFGSVGVAHNGNLVNYRTLRAKLEDNGSIFNTTSDTEVVLHLIATSKHRPFILRIVDACEKLEGAYSMVFVTEDKLVAVRDPFGFRPLVMGRRSNGSVVFASETCALDLIEATYEREVYPGEVIVVDNNGIQSLCLMSHPQPKQCIFEHIYFALPNSVVFGRSVYESRRQFGEILATESPVDCDVVIAVPDSGVVAALGYAAKAGVPFQQGLIRSHYVGRTFIEPSQKIRDFGVKLKLSPVRAVLEGKRVVVVDDSIVRGTTSSKIVRLLKEAGAKEVHMRIASPPIIGSCYYGVDTPSSEELISNRMSVEEIRDFIGSDSLAFLPFDSLRNLLGHESPKFCYACFSGKYPVEPRELKVKRVGDFVDDGLNGSLETIDGGWVQATTPPQPTRTPKEVKAAGTVF; translated from the coding sequence ATGGCCGCTACTTCACTTTCaaacctctcttcttctctctcatcaaccgctgccgccaccaccaccaccaccgcgcTCTCCAAACcctcctctctccctctcttccacaACAAAACCCTCCCTAAACCCACCGCCACCACGATAACACGCGCCGCCACATCCCACAACCACAACCCAATCCCCAAACCACAACAGCACCAACACTCGTCTCCCTTCTCCTTCTCCGATGACGACGAAAAGCCACGCGAAGAGTGCGGCGTCGTTGGAATCTACGGCGACCCCGAAGCCTCCCGCCTCTGCTACCTCGCACTCCACGCTCTACAGCACCGCGGCCAAGAAGGCGCCGGAATAGTAACCGTCAACAACAACGTCCTCCAATCCATCACCGGCGTCGGCCTCGTCTCCGACGTCTTCAACGAGTCCAAGCTCGACCAGCTCTCCGGCTCTCTCGCCATCGGCCATGTCCGTTACTCCACCGCCGGACAGTCCATGCTCAAGAACGTCCAGCCTTTCGTCGCCGGATACCGCTTTGGCTCCGTCGGCGTGGCTCACAATGGTAATCTCGTAAATTACCGAACCTTGAGGGCAAAACTGGAAGACAACGGTTCCATCTTCAACACAACGTCTGATACTGAGGTGGTTCTTCACCTCATCGCAACTTCGAAGCACCGACCTTTTATTCTGAGAATCGTTGACGCCTGTGAGAAGCTCGAAGGTGCGTATTCAATGGTGTTTGTTACAGAGGACAAGCTTGTTGCTGTTAGGGACCCGTTTGGATTTAGGCCTTTGGTTATGGGAAGAAGAAGCAACGGTTCTGTGGTTTTTGCTTCTGAAACTTGCGCTCTTGATTTGATTGAAGCTACTTACGAAAGAGAAGTGTACCCTGGCGAGGTTATTGTTGTGGACAACAATGGAATTCAGAGTCTCTGCCTCATGTCTCATCCGCAACCCAAACAGTGTATATTTGAGCATATTTACTTCGCTTTACCCAATTCTGTTGTTTTTGGTAGGTCAGTGTATGAATCTAGAAGGCAATTTGGTGAGATTCTTGCAACCGAGAGCCCTGTTGATTGTGATGTTGTGATAGCTGTGCCTGATTCTGGTGTTGTTGCGGCGCTTGGATACGCCGCGAAAGCCGGTGTCCCCTTCCAGCAGGGGCTAATTAGGTCCCACTATGTTGGGAGGACCTTTATTGAGCCTTCTCAGAAGATTAGGGACTTTGGCGTGAAGCTTAAGCTATCGCCGGTTCGCGCGGTTCTAGAAGGGAAGAGAGTTGTGGTGGTGGATGATTCAATTGTGAGAGGAACAACATCATCAAAGATTGTGAGGTTGTTGAAGGAGGCTGGTGCCAAAGAGGTTCACATGAGGATTGCAAGCCCACCAATCATTGGTTCTTGTTACTATGGTGTGGATACTCCAAGCTCTGAGGAGTTGATTTCTAATAGGATGAGCGTTGAGGAGATTAGGGATTTTATTGGTTCTGATTCACttgcttttcttccatttgatagcttgagGAATTTGTTGGGCCATGAGTCCCCAAAGTTCTGTTATGCTTGTTTCTCTGGGAAGTACCCTGTTGAGCCAAGAGAACTTAAGGTGAAGA